The following coding sequences lie in one Biomphalaria glabrata chromosome 18, xgBioGlab47.1, whole genome shotgun sequence genomic window:
- the LOC106080199 gene encoding uncharacterized protein LOC106080199 isoform X1, with protein sequence MISILLDNTKIADKNEWIIVRANNVTWTVTHLKFIERHITQHSLTSPSSTFGCYLYGFTLGTGHMEPLGFIVSPLNLPCQVDTSNETEVPVDDLLDNDCDGFVDEEFLDGVDNDKDSQIDEDTNSFKVLREYEPWSEWACGRDCNDTRMYRYRECKKDLPNVICQGEATQSKPEDCYINGRCPSHTPERFTNLTTIQTTQSSQSWSSERSTNELTKETTQPSKAWPSETQEATTEITHPRMPWSFAKVQFLSKSMPVEGEHVSLLCTAAVMDVLPQGANCVDVLEVSYYDLKTDTNLILAVYGKSKNKTFKLKNIKWSVTMRGIDYSINGECMNLYTATITLRTPNIQVEQSGPYACFIFTSTSVWLHEGATLTVRPTKNTSTFVTWYDETTGRVNISKARRAQFHTGDVIKLIALFVICIYLIKTV encoded by the exons AAACGAATGGATTATTGTAAGAGCCAATAACGTGACATGGACAGTAACGCATCTCAAGTTCATTGAGCGCCATATTACCCAGCATAGCTTGACCTCTCCTTCGTCGACATTCGGCTGCTACCTCTATGGCTTTACGTTGGGCACCGGACACATGGAACCTTTAGGCTTCATCGTCTCCCCACTGAATCTG CCCTGCCAGGTCGATACCTCAAACGAAACTGAAGTGCCCGTTGACGATCTCCTTGACAACGACTGTGATGGTTTTGTTGATGAAGAGTTTTTAGATGGCGTGG aCAACGATAAAGATAGTCAGATAGATGAGGACACCAATTCCTTCAAGG TGTTACGGGAATACGAGCCTTGGTCGGAGTGGGCTTGTGGACGAGATTGTAATGACACTAGAATGTATAGATacag GGAATGCAAGAAAGATCTCCCGAACGTAATTTGTCAGGGGGAGGCCACTCAAAGCAAACCAGAGGACTGCTATATCAACGGGAGATGTCCCAGTC ACACACCAGAGCGTTTCACAAATTTGACCACGATACAAACCACTCAATCGAGCCAGAGTTGGTCTTCTG AGCGTTCGACAAATGAGCTTACAAAGGAAACCACTCAACCGAGCAAGGCTTGGCCTTCTG aaacacagGAGGCTACGACAGAAATCACTCATCCGAGGATGCCATGGTCATTTG CCAAAGTCCAATTTCTCTCTAAATCGATGCCAGTAGAGGGAGAGCATGTAAGCCTACTTTGTACTGCAGCAGTCATGGATGTCCTCCCCCAGGGCGCTAATTGTGTTGATGTGCTGGAAGTGTCCTACTACGACCTCAAGACAGATACAAACTTAATACTCGCTGTGTACGGGAAAtcgaaaaataaaacttttaaa TTAAAGAACATTAAATGGTCGGTAACAATGAGAGGAATCGATTACAGCATTAACGGAGAGTGCATGAACTTGTACACGGCGACCATCACCTTGCGTACGCCCAATATCCAAGTAGAGCAGAGTGGACCTTACGCATGTTTCATATTTACGTCTACTTCCGTTTGGCTACATGAAGGGGCAACTCTGACTGTCCGAC CTACAAAAAACACATCAACATTCGTTACATGGTATGATGAAACAACTGGTAGAGTGAACATATCAAAAGCCAGACGTGCACAGTTCCACACAGGGGATGTCATCAAACTCATAGCCCTCTTTGTCATTtgcatttatttaataaaaacagtGTAG
- the LOC106080199 gene encoding uncharacterized protein LOC106080199 isoform X2, producing MISILLDNTKIADKNEWIIVRANNVTWTVTHLKFIERHITQHSLTSPSSTFGCYLYGFTLGTGHMEPLGFIVSPLNLPCQVDTSNETEVPVDDLLDNDCDGFVDEEFLDGVDNDKDSQIDEDTNSFKVLREYEPWSEWACGRDCNDTRMYRYRECKKDLPNVICQGEATQSKPEDCYINGRCPSHTPERFTNLTTIQTTQSSQSWSSERSTNELTKETTQPSKAWPSETQEATTEITHPRMPWSFAKVQFLSKSMPVEGEHVSLLCTAAVMDVLPQGANCVDVLEVSYYDLKTDTNLILAVYGKSKNKTFKVFKEH from the exons AAACGAATGGATTATTGTAAGAGCCAATAACGTGACATGGACAGTAACGCATCTCAAGTTCATTGAGCGCCATATTACCCAGCATAGCTTGACCTCTCCTTCGTCGACATTCGGCTGCTACCTCTATGGCTTTACGTTGGGCACCGGACACATGGAACCTTTAGGCTTCATCGTCTCCCCACTGAATCTG CCCTGCCAGGTCGATACCTCAAACGAAACTGAAGTGCCCGTTGACGATCTCCTTGACAACGACTGTGATGGTTTTGTTGATGAAGAGTTTTTAGATGGCGTGG aCAACGATAAAGATAGTCAGATAGATGAGGACACCAATTCCTTCAAGG TGTTACGGGAATACGAGCCTTGGTCGGAGTGGGCTTGTGGACGAGATTGTAATGACACTAGAATGTATAGATacag GGAATGCAAGAAAGATCTCCCGAACGTAATTTGTCAGGGGGAGGCCACTCAAAGCAAACCAGAGGACTGCTATATCAACGGGAGATGTCCCAGTC ACACACCAGAGCGTTTCACAAATTTGACCACGATACAAACCACTCAATCGAGCCAGAGTTGGTCTTCTG AGCGTTCGACAAATGAGCTTACAAAGGAAACCACTCAACCGAGCAAGGCTTGGCCTTCTG aaacacagGAGGCTACGACAGAAATCACTCATCCGAGGATGCCATGGTCATTTG CCAAAGTCCAATTTCTCTCTAAATCGATGCCAGTAGAGGGAGAGCATGTAAGCCTACTTTGTACTGCAGCAGTCATGGATGTCCTCCCCCAGGGCGCTAATTGTGTTGATGTGCTGGAAGTGTCCTACTACGACCTCAAGACAGATACAAACTTAATACTCGCTGTGTACGGGAAAtcgaaaaataaaacttttaaagtat TTAAAGAACATTAA